The following coding sequences are from one Xiphophorus couchianus chromosome 22, X_couchianus-1.0, whole genome shotgun sequence window:
- the LOC114138070 gene encoding acylphosphatase-2-like isoform X1 has protein sequence MSAGSGLQSVDFEIFGHVQGVCFRMYTEKEGLRLGLVGWVKNTASGTVVGQVQGPAAMVEEILPSGPAAAAILAPAQQRRRCCVTADHLIEDLPCDPVRSRLEDPVGSELKPGIIN, from the exons ATGTCTGCGGGAAGCGGTCTGCAGTCGGTGGACTTTGAGATCTTCGGCCATGTTCAGG gtGTCTGCTTCAGAATG TACACAGAGAAGGAGGGTCTGCGTCTGGGCCTGGTGGGCTGGGTGAAGAACACCGCCTCCGGGACGGTGGTGGGACAGGTGCAGGGACCGGCCGCCATGGTGGAGGAGAT CCTCCCATCAGGCCCCGCTGCGGCCGCCATCTTGGCTCCAGCTCAGCAGCGGAGACGCTGTTGCGTCACAGCAGATCACCTGATCGAGGATCTGCCATGTGATCCGGTTCGATCCCGGCTGGAGGATCCAGTCGGGTCGGAGCTGAAACCAGGAATTATTAACTGA
- the LOC114138070 gene encoding acylphosphatase-2-like isoform X3, protein MSAGSGLQSVDFEIFGHVQGVCFRMYTEKEGLRLGLVGWVKNTASGTVVGQVQGPAAMVEEMPRCGRHLGSSSAAETLLRHSRSPDRGSAM, encoded by the exons ATGTCTGCGGGAAGCGGTCTGCAGTCGGTGGACTTTGAGATCTTCGGCCATGTTCAGG gtGTCTGCTTCAGAATG TACACAGAGAAGGAGGGTCTGCGTCTGGGCCTGGTGGGCTGGGTGAAGAACACCGCCTCCGGGACGGTGGTGGGACAGGTGCAGGGACCGGCCGCCATGGTGGAGGAGAT GCCCCGCTGCGGCCGCCATCTTGGCTCCAGCTCAGCAGCGGAGACGCTGTTGCGTCACAGCAGATCACCTGATCGAGGATCTGCCATGTGA
- the LOC114138070 gene encoding acylphosphatase-2-like isoform X2, translating into MSAGSGLQSVDFEIFGHVQGVCFRMYTEKEGLRLGLVGWVKNTASGTVVGQVQGPAAMVEEMKFWLSKEGSPSSRITRAQFTNQKPIDKLEFSGFKTRF; encoded by the exons ATGTCTGCGGGAAGCGGTCTGCAGTCGGTGGACTTTGAGATCTTCGGCCATGTTCAGG gtGTCTGCTTCAGAATG TACACAGAGAAGGAGGGTCTGCGTCTGGGCCTGGTGGGCTGGGTGAAGAACACCGCCTCCGGGACGGTGGTGGGACAGGTGCAGGGACCGGCCGCCATGGTGGAGGAGAT GAAGTTCTGGCTCAGTAAAGAAGGAAGCCCGTCCAGTCGGATCACCAGGGCCCAGTTCACCAACCAGAAACCCATCGACAAGCTGGAGTTCTCTGGGTTCAAGACCCGCTTCTGA